From a region of the Coprococcus comes ATCC 27758 genome:
- a CDS encoding LicD family protein, whose amino-acid sequence MGRIWDYVYWRLPVGKRQFFDKANNLLEKADSLKQILESGVKNSYNHRNELYNQMSGKIDGLANEVRRLHEENARLERIITHYHKQDMQMFWQEYRKDGESTVDAQKRFFLALPKTQGVNRNLQLLEKDLLKAFVRICDEHQLFYWLYAGTLLGAVRHKGFIPWDDDIDTCMAREDIDKLREILKDNQEYRLTVRYDAWGFCKQIRFTYKDSTVPVFIDVFPFDWISEATYEKWEGNQRVKRELKSELTDESNPLIREFRKAGCVDADSTIGVQVSKIFDKYFNKLREKNVVCDKKDAKGCLYSFDSWSYCDDRNIIAKDNFYPLKKIEFEGDKYYVPNNYIYILEELYGYDFYTFPCGEPHFVHADWKKNEKILEEEVKKRIK is encoded by the coding sequence ATGGGAAGAATTTGGGATTATGTATATTGGCGTCTTCCGGTAGGAAAAAGACAGTTCTTTGACAAAGCAAACAACTTATTGGAAAAAGCAGATTCCTTAAAACAGATTTTAGAATCAGGGGTAAAAAATAGTTATAATCATCGAAATGAACTTTATAATCAGATGAGTGGAAAAATAGATGGTTTAGCAAATGAGGTGAGACGTCTGCATGAGGAGAATGCTCGTTTGGAAAGAATTATTACACATTATCATAAACAAGATATGCAGATGTTCTGGCAAGAATATCGAAAAGATGGGGAGTCTACAGTAGATGCTCAAAAGAGATTCTTTCTTGCATTACCGAAAACTCAGGGGGTAAATAGAAATTTACAGCTTCTCGAAAAAGATTTGCTGAAAGCTTTTGTCAGGATTTGCGATGAGCATCAATTATTTTATTGGCTTTATGCGGGAACTTTGTTAGGGGCAGTAAGACATAAAGGATTTATTCCGTGGGATGACGATATAGATACTTGTATGGCTCGAGAGGATATTGATAAATTAAGAGAAATATTAAAGGATAATCAAGAATATCGTCTTACAGTGAGATATGATGCTTGGGGATTTTGTAAACAGATTCGTTTTACTTACAAAGACTCAACGGTTCCTGTTTTTATTGATGTATTCCCGTTCGATTGGATTAGTGAAGCAACATATGAAAAATGGGAGGGAAATCAAAGGGTTAAAAGAGAGTTAAAATCAGAACTGACAGATGAAAGTAATCCGTTAATCCGAGAGTTTCGTAAAGCAGGATGTGTCGATGCTGATTCGACTATTGGTGTACAAGTTTCAAAGATATTTGATAAATATTTTAATAAACTTCGAGAGAAAAACGTGGTTTGCGATAAAAAGGATGCAAAGGGATGCTTATATAGCTTTGATAGTTGGAGTTATTGCGATGATAGGAATATAATTGCAAAAGATAATTTTTATCCTCTTAAGAAAATAGAATTTGAAGGAGATAAATATTATGTACCTAATAACTATATTTATATTTTAGAAGAGTTATATGGTTATGATTTTTATACATTTCCTTGTGGAGAGCCACATTTTGTTCATGCAGACTGGAAAAAGAATGAAAAAATTTTAGAGGAAGAAGTAAAAAAAAGAATTAAATAA
- a CDS encoding adenylyltransferase/cytidyltransferase family protein gives MTKVITYGTYDLLHYGHIRLLERAKALGDYLIVGVTSDDFDKTRGKINVQQSLMERIENVRSTGLADKIIIEEYEGQKIDDIQHYNVDIFTVGSDWVGYFDYLKKYCKVVYLDRTAGVSSSELRAKDSNLKLGLTGNSTLVEKYFHESKFVNGADVTAISASSITPELKSESNLITQDTYSDLLSCVDAVYIASHPTEHYNHIRQALLDGKHVLCESPIALSELECKELYQLATDKNLILMDAIKTAYSTAYNRLLLLLKSGKIGNILSVESTCTSLKNLNANPVKNISNYWNSICSWGPTAMLPIFHILGTNWVDINISSLMMDEFSTFDLFTKINFTYPNAVASLKVGKGVKSEGELIISGTKGYIYVPAPWWKTEYFEVRFENQNNNRRYFYQLDGEGIRNELVAFLRAIRRNQLPNNLSKELSINITKVIQIFESDTNVFHITSSDNF, from the coding sequence ATGACAAAAGTTATAACTTATGGAACTTATGATCTACTTCATTACGGTCATATCAGATTATTAGAAAGAGCAAAAGCTCTTGGCGATTATTTGATCGTTGGAGTAACATCGGATGATTTTGACAAAACACGTGGAAAAATAAATGTACAGCAGTCCCTAATGGAACGTATTGAAAACGTCCGTTCTACCGGGCTTGCTGACAAAATAATTATTGAAGAATATGAAGGGCAAAAAATTGATGATATCCAACATTACAATGTTGACATTTTTACTGTTGGTTCTGATTGGGTTGGATATTTTGACTATTTAAAAAAATATTGTAAAGTTGTCTATTTAGATCGAACAGCAGGTGTATCCAGTTCTGAGCTTCGAGCAAAAGACAGCAATTTAAAGCTTGGATTAACAGGGAACTCTACTCTTGTGGAAAAATATTTTCATGAAAGTAAATTTGTCAACGGTGCAGATGTTACAGCCATTTCAGCTTCATCCATTACTCCTGAATTAAAATCCGAAAGCAATCTAATAACGCAAGACACCTATAGTGATCTTCTTTCTTGTGTAGATGCTGTGTATATTGCCTCGCATCCAACTGAACATTATAACCATATCAGGCAGGCTTTACTTGACGGAAAACATGTTTTATGCGAATCACCAATTGCCCTTTCCGAATTAGAATGTAAAGAACTTTATCAACTGGCAACTGATAAAAATTTAATTTTAATGGATGCTATAAAAACAGCATACTCCACAGCATATAATCGTTTACTTTTACTTTTAAAATCAGGAAAAATAGGTAATATTCTTTCTGTTGAATCAACCTGTACAAGCTTAAAAAACCTAAATGCTAATCCAGTAAAAAATATTTCAAATTATTGGAATAGCATTTGTTCATGGGGCCCTACTGCCATGTTACCTATTTTTCATATTCTGGGTACAAATTGGGTTGATATAAATATCTCATCTCTTATGATGGATGAGTTTTCTACTTTTGATTTATTTACAAAAATAAATTTTACTTATCCTAACGCAGTTGCTTCGTTAAAAGTAGGAAAAGGAGTCAAATCAGAAGGTGAATTGATTATTTCCGGTACCAAAGGTTACATTTATGTACCTGCCCCTTGGTGGAAAACAGAATATTTTGAAGTACGATTTGAAAACCAAAATAACAATCGACGTTATTTTTATCAATTAGATGGAGAAGGTATACGCAATGAATTAGTAGCATTTTTAAGAGCAATCCGAAGGAATCAACTACCAAATAATCTCTCCAAAGAACTATCTATAAATATTACAAAAGTTATACAGATTTTTGAAAGTGATACGAATGTATTTCATATCACTTCTTCTGATAATTTTTGA
- a CDS encoding pyridoxal phosphate-dependent aminotransferase codes for MYYLNNNLKNLVRIFDQNERKNYLRLDLNENPGGLPQDFIDSILPEITPQLIAQYPETRHFSEVLAKHLDTTPEHLCLVNGSAEGIRYIIQAFTSEGGKIVGVVPSYFMFQVYSEMYNRSFVKVPYNDDLSMDIQNIISTLTPDTQLLILLNPNNPMGNVYSETEFQEIIKVCEQLEITILVDEAYHYFYPKTFIKYAFNSKHILVTRTFSKLFSMAGCRLGYVVGHPDEIKMVQKLCTPHNTNAFAMLIAEKILEAPGILTYLIENYNLGRDYLVKELDTHGYLHKGDAGNFIFIKPKTDAVSIVDKMKSEKQILIKSYSNVGNFGTCLRVTIGARQYMERFLDALFELDNIN; via the coding sequence ATGTATTACTTAAACAACAATTTAAAGAATTTAGTTCGCATATTTGATCAAAACGAACGAAAAAATTATTTACGACTTGACTTAAACGAAAATCCCGGGGGACTTCCACAAGATTTTATTGATTCTATTCTGCCAGAAATAACACCTCAATTAATTGCACAATATCCTGAAACACGCCATTTTTCTGAAGTACTTGCAAAGCATCTGGATACTACACCAGAACACCTTTGCCTTGTAAACGGATCTGCTGAAGGAATTCGCTATATCATTCAGGCTTTCACTTCAGAAGGTGGAAAAATTGTCGGCGTTGTTCCGTCCTATTTCATGTTCCAGGTATATTCAGAAATGTATAACCGTTCTTTTGTAAAAGTACCTTACAATGACGACCTGTCAATGGATATTCAAAACATTATTTCCACGTTAACCCCTGATACACAATTACTTATATTACTTAACCCAAATAACCCCATGGGAAATGTATATTCAGAAACCGAATTTCAGGAAATCATTAAAGTATGTGAACAGCTTGAAATCACAATCCTTGTTGATGAAGCCTATCATTATTTTTACCCAAAAACATTCATCAAATATGCTTTTAACTCAAAACATATTCTTGTTACAAGAACCTTCTCGAAATTATTTTCAATGGCTGGTTGCCGCCTTGGATATGTCGTTGGGCATCCTGATGAAATAAAAATGGTACAGAAATTATGTACACCTCATAATACTAATGCTTTTGCTATGCTGATCGCTGAAAAAATTTTAGAGGCTCCCGGTATTTTAACTTATTTAATTGAAAACTATAATCTTGGACGCGATTATTTAGTTAAAGAATTAGATACTCACGGATATCTCCACAAAGGTGATGCTGGAAATTTCATTTTTATAAAGCCCAAAACAGATGCTGTATCTATTGTTGATAAAATGAAATCAGAAAAACAAATTTTAATAAAATCTTATTCTAATGTTGGAAACTTTGGTACCTGTCTGCGAGTTACAATTGGTGCCAGACAATATATGGAACGCTTTTTAGATGCTTTATTTGAACTAGACAATATAAATTAA